One Gimesia aquarii DNA segment encodes these proteins:
- the modA gene encoding molybdate ABC transporter substrate-binding protein, with protein MKQLRSHNLNQIERNTFPGGKLNNGLVLVSGSFILLIFMLGLLFYAAPEESSENTDDDESLLMYCAAGIKPPVAATAAQFAEEEYGVPVKLQYGGSGTLLSNLRVAKTGDLYLAADTSYIDIARKQDLVKEAIPVAKLHPVIMVKKGNPQNIKSLDDLTKEGVTFALANPDAASVGKLTKKILEKSNKWEHISKSARVFKPTVSEVANDILIGTVDAGIVWDATVNQHRDQAEIVEVPELSQAVKNVTVGVLTSSEKPQQALMFARYLQAKGKGQKQFSDMGYQTVKGDAWEPHPEILLFSGGVNRLAIQDTLKAFEKREGVSINVVYNGCGILVGQINSGQRPDAYFACDTSYMVQVQPQFSLPLTVSETDMILIVEKENPKKIKSVYDLASDNLKVGIAHHEQSALGALTKKLLGPLRFKDKSLYDAIQPNVKTNTPTADLLVNQLRTGSLDAAIVYRANISKVADKLDVVEIKEGRPMAEQPIAILNSTKYPNLMQRLVDQLTSESSRAMFESKGFRWRITPESL; from the coding sequence ATGAAGCAATTACGCAGTCATAACTTGAATCAAATAGAACGAAACACATTTCCAGGCGGAAAACTCAATAATGGGTTGGTGCTTGTGAGCGGGTCTTTCATTCTCTTGATATTCATGCTGGGGTTACTGTTTTATGCTGCTCCAGAAGAGTCATCAGAAAATACTGATGATGATGAGTCACTACTAATGTACTGTGCTGCAGGAATCAAACCTCCGGTGGCAGCTACTGCAGCACAATTTGCAGAAGAAGAATATGGTGTGCCTGTTAAATTGCAATATGGTGGTTCTGGCACATTGTTGAGTAACTTGCGAGTTGCAAAAACGGGAGACTTGTATCTAGCAGCAGATACCAGTTATATCGATATCGCTCGTAAACAGGATCTTGTGAAAGAGGCGATCCCTGTTGCAAAGTTACATCCGGTAATTATGGTCAAAAAAGGCAACCCTCAAAACATCAAGTCACTCGATGATCTGACAAAAGAAGGAGTGACTTTCGCTTTGGCAAATCCTGATGCCGCATCGGTGGGAAAACTGACAAAAAAGATATTGGAAAAATCCAACAAGTGGGAACACATTTCAAAGTCTGCCAGGGTTTTCAAACCAACAGTATCTGAAGTAGCAAACGATATCCTGATAGGAACTGTCGATGCCGGAATAGTCTGGGATGCCACAGTGAATCAGCATCGAGATCAAGCGGAGATCGTTGAAGTGCCTGAGCTTTCTCAGGCAGTAAAAAACGTAACTGTTGGTGTTTTAACATCCTCTGAAAAACCTCAGCAGGCATTAATGTTTGCTCGCTATCTACAGGCAAAGGGTAAAGGGCAAAAACAATTTTCCGACATGGGATATCAGACTGTAAAGGGCGATGCATGGGAGCCACACCCTGAAATTCTTTTATTTAGTGGTGGTGTCAACCGATTGGCCATACAAGATACCTTAAAGGCATTTGAAAAGCGCGAAGGTGTCTCAATCAATGTCGTTTATAATGGTTGTGGTATCTTAGTAGGGCAAATTAATAGCGGTCAGCGCCCCGATGCTTATTTTGCCTGTGATACGTCTTATATGGTACAGGTTCAACCTCAGTTTTCCCTGCCCTTGACTGTTTCCGAAACAGATATGATTCTGATCGTGGAAAAAGAAAATCCTAAAAAGATCAAGTCCGTCTACGATTTGGCCAGTGATAATCTCAAAGTGGGCATCGCTCATCACGAGCAAAGTGCACTCGGAGCATTGACGAAAAAGTTATTAGGGCCACTCCGATTCAAAGACAAAAGTCTTTATGATGCGATTCAACCTAATGTGAAAACAAACACACCCACTGCTGATCTACTGGTGAATCAGTTGAGAACCGGTTCTTTAGATGCAGCCATTGTTTACCGTGCTAATATTTCTAAAGTCGCTGATAAGCTGGATGTCGTCGAAATCAAAGAGGGACGACCAATGGCAGAGCAGCCGATTGCAATCTTGAACTCCACAAAATATCCCAACTTGATGCAGCGTTTAGTCGATCAATTAACTTCGGAATCTTCTCGCGCCATGTTTGAATCTAAAGGATTTCGTTGGCGCATTACTCCGGAGTCGCTATGA
- a CDS encoding ABC transporter permease, whose amino-acid sequence MTKKLSDDHSKTFKLRSDIPFYFIFIAISGIYILLIVSMLLAETTYTTPDHIWGAFAEPEIRYAIWLSLVSCSITTILSLWVSVPIGYLMSRHNFWGKTFIDAVLDIPIVLPPLVIGLCLLILFQVEVPRFEWVNDLMKSISEARFGKEIYLTPGDSLDDAIRKMTKLIFGTPIGVTYEIPSVILAQFMVACAFAVRTMRVTFDQIGPRYEQVALTLGCNRGQAFWRVVFPQAYRGLLAAATLAWARSLGEFGPILIFSGATRMKTEVLPTTVFLELTVGNIEGAVAASLIMVVSALIVLVIARMFGLTRGAGI is encoded by the coding sequence ATGACTAAGAAGCTATCTGACGACCATTCAAAGACCTTCAAGTTGCGCTCTGATATTCCCTTCTATTTCATTTTTATTGCAATCAGCGGGATTTATATCTTGTTGATTGTGTCAATGTTGTTGGCTGAGACGACCTACACCACTCCTGATCATATCTGGGGGGCATTTGCTGAGCCAGAAATCCGGTATGCGATTTGGCTTAGCCTGGTCTCATGTTCCATCACGACAATTCTCTCTCTCTGGGTTTCTGTTCCAATTGGATATTTAATGTCGCGTCACAATTTTTGGGGTAAAACATTTATTGATGCGGTTTTGGACATTCCCATCGTGTTACCTCCTCTCGTGATTGGCTTGTGTTTATTAATTTTATTTCAAGTGGAGGTTCCTCGATTTGAATGGGTGAATGATTTGATGAAATCGATTTCAGAAGCACGATTTGGCAAAGAAATCTATCTCACCCCTGGTGACTCCCTCGATGACGCGATTCGTAAAATGACAAAACTGATTTTTGGGACACCCATTGGAGTCACTTACGAAATACCCAGTGTGATTCTGGCTCAATTTATGGTTGCCTGCGCTTTTGCGGTCAGAACAATGAGAGTGACATTTGATCAAATAGGCCCCCGTTATGAACAGGTGGCATTGACACTTGGCTGCAACCGGGGGCAAGCATTCTGGCGTGTAGTGTTTCCTCAAGCATATCGAGGGTTATTGGCGGCTGCGACGCTTGCCTGGGCTCGTTCTCTGGGGGAGTTCGGGCCGATTCTAATTTTTTCGGGTGCTACCCGTATGAAGACAGAAGTTCTGCCAACGACCGTGTTTTTAGAACTCACTGTTGGTAATATTGAAGGCGCCGTTGCTGCTTCGCTCATTATGGTTGTTTCTGCTTTAATCGTATTAGTGATTGCCAGAATGTTTGGTTTGACTCGTGGTGCGGGCATTTAG
- a CDS encoding MoaD/ThiS family protein has product MNIVVEYTAQVKKAVGQSREDFQVNDGCTLQELVKQVSEKHESNLKSMLFPDSEELHPSILLFVADQQVLWSEALTLQPNQVVTILSPISGG; this is encoded by the coding sequence ATGAACATTGTTGTGGAATACACGGCACAAGTTAAAAAAGCTGTTGGACAGAGTCGCGAAGACTTTCAAGTGAATGACGGATGCACTTTGCAGGAGCTTGTCAAACAAGTTTCAGAAAAACATGAATCAAATCTGAAATCAATGTTGTTCCCTGATTCCGAAGAGCTCCATCCATCGATTCTGTTATTTGTTGCAGACCAGCAGGTGTTATGGAGTGAAGCGTTGACTTTACAACCTAATCAGGTCGTAACAATCCTTTCACCAATTTCAGGCGGTTAA
- a CDS encoding ABC transporter ATP-binding protein, producing MLLELIELSKSFKSSAEQVRAVDGISLTVDAGEFLAIKGPSGCGKSTLLLMVGGLLSPDSGRVLIEGTNPYELSNDERARFRSTHIGFVFQQFHLVPYFNVLDNVLTPALATRFPQAKEHATELISHFGLEHRLHHTPAELSTGEKQRVALARALFHQPKVLLADEPTGNLDSENSEIVLDALSQFAKNGGCVLMVTHDDQAVKSAQKVLGIKEGRLTPSEEAETLMTS from the coding sequence ATGCTATTAGAATTAATAGAGTTATCAAAGTCATTCAAATCCAGTGCGGAACAAGTACGAGCCGTTGATGGGATCAGTCTGACAGTTGATGCCGGTGAGTTTCTTGCGATTAAAGGGCCCAGTGGTTGTGGAAAGTCAACTTTGCTTTTAATGGTGGGAGGATTATTGAGTCCTGATTCAGGTCGTGTATTAATCGAAGGCACTAACCCCTATGAATTATCCAACGATGAAAGAGCCCGTTTTCGCTCGACTCATATCGGTTTTGTTTTTCAGCAGTTTCACTTGGTTCCCTATTTCAATGTGCTCGATAACGTTCTGACTCCTGCATTAGCAACCCGCTTCCCGCAGGCAAAAGAACATGCTACTGAACTGATTTCACACTTTGGTCTGGAGCATCGTTTACACCATACACCTGCTGAATTGAGTACAGGGGAAAAACAACGTGTTGCGTTAGCAAGAGCACTCTTCCATCAACCTAAAGTCTTGCTGGCTGATGAGCCCACAGGAAACCTGGACTCGGAAAATTCTGAAATTGTGCTCGATGCCTTAAGTCAGTTTGCAAAGAATGGTGGGTGTGTGTTGATGGTTACGCATGATGACCAGGCTGTAAAGTCTGCCCAAAAAGTATTGGGGATCAAAGAAGGCCGACTGACTCCCAGTGAAGAAGCCGAAACGTTGATGACTTCTTAA
- a CDS encoding ABC transporter ATP-binding protein: MIRVEKLCVQVGDFNLKDISFEVPHGKYAVLMGKTGCGKTTILETICGLKKVVSGMVHLNGKLVTHAKPAEREIGYVPQDGVLFHTMTVRDNLAFALELRKWSKQKINDRVEELANLLGITHLLNRTPVGLSGGETQRVSLGRALATKPAILCLDEPLSALDESTRAEMCKLLNDVQHMTRVTTLHITHNLSESDRLGDLKLQLADGEVQRLTSQNTGELSKFTTKQYQQSNPAPENLPN; this comes from the coding sequence ATGATTCGCGTTGAAAAACTCTGTGTACAAGTTGGCGATTTTAATCTGAAAGATATTAGCTTTGAGGTTCCACATGGAAAATATGCCGTTTTAATGGGTAAGACGGGTTGTGGAAAAACTACAATTTTGGAAACCATCTGCGGTTTAAAAAAAGTGGTTTCCGGAATGGTCCATCTCAACGGAAAACTTGTCACTCATGCAAAACCGGCTGAACGTGAAATTGGTTACGTCCCCCAGGATGGTGTTCTGTTTCACACAATGACTGTGAGAGATAATCTGGCGTTTGCATTAGAATTACGAAAATGGAGCAAGCAAAAGATTAATGATCGTGTCGAAGAACTGGCAAATCTATTAGGGATTACTCATTTGTTGAATCGTACCCCAGTGGGTTTAAGTGGAGGAGAAACACAACGCGTTTCACTCGGACGGGCACTTGCTACTAAGCCTGCGATATTGTGTCTCGATGAGCCATTAAGCGCATTAGATGAATCAACCCGTGCGGAAATGTGTAAGCTACTCAATGATGTTCAACATATGACGCGTGTGACAACATTGCATATTACTCACAATTTATCTGAGTCTGATCGATTAGGAGATCTTAAGTTACAACTTGCTGATGGAGAGGTTCAACGACTTACGTCTCAAAACACAGGTGAGTTATCGAAATTCACTACTAAACAGTATCAGCAATCGAATCCTGCCCCAGAGAATTTGCCGAATTGA
- a CDS encoding HesA/MoeB/ThiF family protein, whose amino-acid sequence MSGFSPLTDEERAVYEWQIWVPGFGELGQEKLKNSSVLVSRCGGLGSVVAYELAAAGVGKLVIAHAGNVKPSDLNRQLLMTHDWLGKPRVESAERRLKELNPRLEVEAIPENISEKNAEEIVDQVDLIVDCAPLFPERYAMNQQSVIQNKPLVECAMYDLEAQLTTFVPGQTGCLACLYPDDPPAWKREFPVFGAVSGTVGCMAAMEAIKLLSGLGQPLTNQLLMFDLRDMTFRRNRILRRSECSVCKKLDV is encoded by the coding sequence ATGTCTGGTTTCTCTCCTCTGACAGATGAAGAGCGAGCGGTATACGAATGGCAAATCTGGGTACCGGGATTTGGTGAACTTGGTCAGGAAAAATTAAAGAATTCGTCGGTTCTTGTCTCACGTTGTGGAGGCTTGGGAAGTGTGGTCGCTTATGAGTTAGCTGCAGCAGGAGTGGGGAAGTTAGTCATTGCTCATGCGGGAAATGTAAAGCCGAGCGATTTAAATCGCCAATTGTTAATGACGCATGACTGGTTAGGAAAACCACGAGTCGAATCGGCGGAACGACGGCTGAAAGAACTGAATCCTCGATTAGAAGTCGAAGCGATTCCGGAGAATATTTCTGAAAAGAATGCAGAGGAAATCGTTGATCAAGTAGACTTGATCGTAGATTGTGCACCCCTGTTCCCTGAACGCTATGCGATGAATCAGCAATCAGTGATACAAAATAAGCCATTGGTAGAATGTGCCATGTATGACTTGGAAGCACAACTGACAACGTTTGTGCCTGGTCAAACGGGATGCTTAGCATGTTTGTATCCAGATGATCCACCGGCTTGGAAGCGAGAGTTTCCAGTCTTTGGTGCTGTTTCAGGAACAGTGGGTTGTATGGCTGCGATGGAGGCCATTAAGCTGCTTTCTGGTTTGGGGCAACCCCTGACAAACCAGTTATTAATGTTTGATTTGCGTGATATGACATTCCGTCGTAATCGTATTTTGCGTCGATCCGAATGTTCTGTTTGTAAGAAACTAGATGTTTAA